In Fusobacterium sp. SYSU M8D902, the following proteins share a genomic window:
- a CDS encoding 4Fe-4S binding protein — MHVIDKDTCIGCGACEGTCPVGAISATDDGKYAIGDACVDCGACAGGCPVGAIAAE, encoded by the coding sequence ATGCACGTAATAGATAAAGATACTTGTATCGGATGTGGAGCTTGTGAAGGAACTTGTCCAGTAGGAGCTATATCAGCAACTGATGATGGAAAATATGCTATCGGAGATGCTTGTGTAGACTGTGGAGCTTGTGCTGGAGGATGTCCAGTAGGAGCAATCGCTGCTGAGTAA
- a CDS encoding Smr/MutS family protein, translated as MYNEIDLHHMNFDDALRVFITKYNALYKKGMRKEIVVIHGYGSKFLDSTPVIRTKIREYFLRNKECVKMRLDMNPGVTYILPLKPLPIPKKKKR; from the coding sequence ATGTATAATGAGATAGATTTACATCATATGAACTTTGATGATGCTTTGAGAGTATTTATAACAAAGTATAATGCTTTATATAAAAAAGGTATGAGAAAAGAGATAGTAGTTATACATGGGTATGGCTCAAAATTTTTGGATAGCACACCAGTTATAAGAACAAAAATAAGAGAGTATTTTTTGAGAAATAAAGAGTGTGTAAAAATGAGATTGGATATGAATCCAGGTGTTACATATATTCTTCCACTAAAACCTCTTCCGATACCTAAGAAAAAGAAAAGATAA
- the aroF gene encoding 3-deoxy-7-phosphoheptulonate synthase yields the protein MYIKTKKDIGEHEKEEILKFLSDNKLGSIIRKEEEFYKIGIIGDKNKVDLDRLLSFDGVDELVPIGKSYKFVSREFQPQDTIVEIKGKKIGGGNFLVMAGPCAIESRESIFEIAREVKKAGAQVLRGGAFKPRTSPYDFQGLGEIGLKYMREAADEYGLLVVTEVMDSNDIELIEKYADIFQVGARNMQNFSLLKALGRCNKPILLKRGLSATMRELLMAAEYIVAYGNKEVILCERGIRTFETITRNTVDINAIPLLKEKSHLPVIIDASHGTGRRSLVEPVTLAGVIAGADGAMVEVHENPECATSDGMQSLYFKDFEKLMRNLDKTLKLKAELE from the coding sequence ATGTATATAAAAACAAAAAAAGATATAGGTGAACATGAAAAAGAAGAGATTCTAAAGTTCCTTAGTGACAATAAATTGGGGAGCATAATAAGAAAAGAGGAAGAGTTTTATAAAATAGGTATAATTGGAGATAAAAATAAAGTAGATCTAGACAGACTACTCTCTTTTGATGGAGTAGATGAGTTAGTTCCAATTGGGAAGAGTTATAAGTTTGTAAGTAGAGAGTTTCAACCACAGGATACTATAGTAGAGATAAAGGGGAAAAAAATAGGTGGAGGAAATTTTTTAGTTATGGCAGGGCCATGTGCTATAGAGAGTAGAGAGTCAATATTTGAGATAGCTAGAGAGGTAAAGAAAGCAGGAGCTCAAGTATTGAGAGGGGGAGCTTTCAAACCTAGAACATCACCATATGATTTTCAAGGATTGGGAGAGATCGGACTAAAATATATGAGAGAAGCAGCTGACGAGTATGGATTGCTTGTGGTAACAGAGGTTATGGATAGCAATGATATAGAATTGATAGAAAAATATGCAGATATTTTTCAAGTAGGTGCAAGAAATATGCAAAATTTCTCTTTGCTAAAAGCTTTGGGAAGATGCAATAAACCAATCTTATTAAAGAGAGGATTGAGTGCTACAATGAGAGAGTTATTGATGGCAGCTGAATATATAGTTGCATATGGGAATAAAGAGGTAATCCTATGTGAAAGAGGGATAAGAACCTTTGAAACAATAACAAGAAATACTGTAGATATAAATGCTATTCCACTTTTAAAAGAAAAATCACATCTTCCTGTAATAATAGATGCTAGTCATGGAACAGGAAGACGTAGTCTAGTAGAACCAGTAACTTTGGCTGGAGTGATTGCAGGTGCTGATGGTGCTATGGTAGAGGTACATGAGAATCCTGAGTGTGCAACATCAGATGGAATGCAATCTCTATATTTTAAAGATTTTGAAAAGTTAATGAGAAATTTAGATAAAACATTAAAATTAAAGGCTGAATTGGAGTAG
- the pgeF gene encoding peptidoglycan editing factor PgeF: MFVEKKNYLVLKEFQNLGIEAIYTKKNYGNVLELPKERFLKDFGGIEKNIVAGHQTHSDNIEIIESLDKLYFEDTDGFITNRKDIVIYTKYADCLPIYIVDSVKEIIALVHSGWQGSFKGIGKKAIEMMVERYGCNLKDIKVAFGIGISSKNYEVGEEFLKKFQEKYPKDMIDYSFKNENGKILYDNQKFVYLDLVKFGIDENNIILNELCSYEGEFHSYRRDRESSGRNGAFIFFR, from the coding sequence ATGTTTGTAGAAAAGAAAAACTATTTAGTTCTAAAAGAGTTTCAAAACTTGGGAATAGAAGCTATATATACCAAAAAAAATTATGGAAATGTTTTAGAGCTTCCTAAAGAGAGATTTTTAAAGGATTTTGGTGGGATTGAGAAAAATATTGTAGCGGGACATCAAACACATAGTGATAATATAGAGATAATAGAAAGCTTGGATAAACTCTATTTTGAGGATACAGATGGTTTTATAACCAATAGAAAAGATATTGTTATCTATACAAAATACGCAGATTGTTTACCTATTTATATAGTTGATAGTGTTAAGGAGATAATTGCTCTTGTTCATTCAGGTTGGCAGGGTAGTTTTAAAGGAATAGGAAAAAAAGCCATAGAGATGATGGTAGAGAGATATGGTTGTAATTTAAAAGATATAAAAGTGGCATTTGGTATAGGTATATCCTCTAAAAATTACGAAGTGGGAGAGGAGTTCCTTAAAAAATTTCAAGAAAAATATCCTAAAGATATGATAGATTATAGTTTTAAAAATGAAAATGGAAAAATTCTATATGATAACCAAAAATTTGTCTACTTAGATCTAGTAAAATTTGGAATAGATGAAAATAATATAATATTGAATGAGCTATGTAGCTATGAGGGAGAGTTTCACTCTTATAGGCGAGATAGAGAGAGCTCTGGAAGAAATGGAGCATTTATCTTTTTTAGATAG
- a CDS encoding LexA family transcriptional regulator, giving the protein MDFKTYIKTKREALGLSQNKVSKLAGITQSYYNGIERGEIKNPPSEEVLDSLIKVLLLTPSEGEKLKYLAAIERTPDIILNELKRLSDEKELSKRRVIKDISNNNTLIPLFSRISAGIGLITDEEPVDFISLPGIRNSDNVFAINVKGDSMEPTIKNQSIILCRQGEELKDGEVGAFLVNGESFVKRIKVTKNFFALLSDNPNYQPIYVYPEDEFKIIGKVLKVINNVK; this is encoded by the coding sequence ATGGATTTTAAGACATATATAAAAACAAAAAGAGAAGCTCTTGGACTAAGTCAAAATAAAGTTTCAAAATTAGCTGGTATAACTCAATCATATTATAACGGTATTGAAAGAGGAGAGATCAAAAATCCTCCTAGTGAAGAAGTTCTTGATAGCCTTATCAAAGTACTATTACTTACTCCTTCTGAAGGTGAAAAACTAAAATATTTAGCTGCTATAGAGAGAACTCCAGATATTATCTTAAATGAGCTTAAAAGATTATCTGATGAGAAAGAACTCTCTAAAAGAAGAGTTATAAAGGATATTAGCAATAATAACACACTAATCCCGCTTTTCTCTAGAATAAGTGCTGGGATAGGTTTGATCACTGATGAAGAGCCTGTTGATTTTATCTCACTACCTGGAATAAGAAATTCTGATAATGTTTTTGCTATAAATGTAAAAGGTGACTCTATGGAGCCTACTATTAAAAATCAATCAATCATTCTTTGTAGACAGGGAGAGGAGTTAAAAGATGGAGAGGTTGGAGCATTTCTAGTGAATGGTGAATCATTTGTTAAAAGAATAAAAGTTACTAAAAATTTCTTTGCTTTACTTAGTGATAACCCTAATTATCAACCAATCTATGTATATCCTGAAGATGAGTTTAAAATTATTGGAAAAGTTTTAAAAGTTATTAATAATGTTAAATAG